The following are encoded together in the Anoplopoma fimbria isolate UVic2021 breed Golden Eagle Sablefish chromosome 9, Afim_UVic_2022, whole genome shotgun sequence genome:
- the psmd12 gene encoding 26S proteasome non-ATPase regulatory subunit 12: MSDAKMVEDRSERSDGKIVKMEVDYSSTVDQRLPECEKMAKEGKLQEAIESLLSLEKQTRTASDMVSTSRILVAVVQMCYEAKDWDALNENIMLLTKRRSQLKQAVAKMVQECYKYVDTVTDQPIKLRLIDTLRTVTAGKIYVEIERARLTKTLANIKEESGDVKEAAAILQELQVETYGSMEKKEKVEFILEQMRLCIAVKDYVRTQIISKKINTKFFQEAGTEESKLKYYNLMIHVDQHEGSYVSICKHYRAIYDTPCILEDSSKWQQALKSVVLYVILSPYDNEQSDLVHRISEDKKLEEIPKYKDLLKQFTTMELMRWAALVEDYGKELREGSPDSPATEVFDCSEEGEKRWKDLKNRVVEHNIRIMAKYYTRITMKRMAGLLDLSIDESEEFLSSLVVNKTIYAKVDRLAGIINFQRPKDPNDLLNDWSHKLNSLMSLVTKTTHLIAKEEMIHNLQ, translated from the exons ATGTCTGACGCAAAGATGGTGGAGGACCGGTCTGAAAGGTCCGATGGGAAGATCGTGAAGATGGAGGTTGACTACAGTTCAACTGTGGACCAGCGCCTCCCGGAGTGCGAGAAAATGGCTAAA gAGGGCAAGCTGCAGGAGGCCATCGAGAGCTTGTTGTCATTGGAGAAGCAAACCAGGACG GCATCAGACATGGTGTCCACTTCCAGAATCCTTGTGGCTGTGGTCCAGATGTGTTACGAAGCCAAGGACTGGGATgccctgaatgaaaacatcaTGTTGCTCACCAAAAGGAGGAGTCAGCTGAAACAG GCCGTCGCCAAGATGGTTCAAGAATGCTACAAGTATGTGGATACTGTGACCGATCAGCCCATCAAGCTGAGACTCATCGACACACTTCGCACCGTGACTGCTGGCAAG ATCTATGTAGAGATTGAGCGTGCCAGGCTGACCAAGACCTTGGCCAATATCAAGGAGGAGAGCGGAGACGTCAAAGAGGCGGCTGCCATTCTTCAGGAGCTTCAG GTGGAGACATATGGCTCcatggagaaaaaggagaaggtgGAGTTCATCTTGGAACAGATGAGGCTTTGCATTGCAGTCAAGGATTACGTTCGCACCCAGATCATCAGCAAGAAGATAAACACCAAATTCTTCCAAGAGGCGGGCACTGAG GAGTCCAAGCTGAAGTATTACAACCTGATGATTCATGTAGACCAGCACGAGGGCTCCTACGTGTCCATCTGCAAACACTACCGGGCCATCTATGACACCCCCTGCATCTTGGAGGACAGCAGCAAGTGGCAACAG GCCCTGAAGAGCGTGGTGCTGTACGTGATTCTTTCCCCTTACGACAACGAGCAGTCAGACCTCGTGCACAGAATCAGCGAGGACAAGAAACTGGAAGAAATTCCTAAATACAA GGACCTCCTGAAACAGTTCACCACTATGGAGCTGATGCGCTGGGCCGCCCTGGTGGAGGATTATGGGAAGGAGCTGAGAGAGGGCTCCCCTGACAGCCCTGCCACAGAAGTCTTCGATTGTTCagaagagggggagaagaggtgGAAGGACCTGAAGAACAGAGTGGTGGAGCAT AACATCAGAATAATGGCCAAATATTACACCCGAATCACAATGAAGAGGATGGCTGGACTCCTGGACCTCTCTATTGAC GAATCCGAGGAGTTCCTCTCCAGCCTAGTTGTAAACAAGACCATCTATGCCAAGGTCGACAGGCTGGCCGGCATCATCAACTTTCAGAGGCCTAAAGACCCCAACGACCTGCTCAACGACTGGTCGCACAAACTCAACTCCCTCATGTCGCTGGTCACCAAGACCACACATCTCATTGCCAAGGAGGAGATGATCCACAACCTGCAGTGA